One genomic segment of Jaculus jaculus isolate mJacJac1 chromosome 2, mJacJac1.mat.Y.cur, whole genome shotgun sequence includes these proteins:
- the LOC101598612 gene encoding 40S ribosomal protein S15a-like, whose amino-acid sequence MVRISVPADALKSINNAEKRGQRHILIRSCSTHVIVWFLTVMMKHGHIGESKITDDHRAGKIVGNLPGRLSKRRVASPRFNAQLKDLEKWQNNLLPSRQFGFIVLTTSVGIMDREEAR is encoded by the exons ATGGTGCGCATCAGTGTCCCGGCAGACGCTCTCAAGAGCATCAACAATGCTGAAAAAAGGGGCCAACGCCACATCCTTATTAGGTCGTGCTCCACA cacgtCATCGTTTGGTTTCTAACAGTGATGATGAAGCATGGTCACATTGGCGAATCTAAAATCACTGATGATCACAGAGCTGGGAAAATTGTGGGGAACCTCCCAGGCAGGTTAAGCAAGCGTAGAGTGGCCAGCCCCAGATTCAATGCACAGCTCAAAGACTTAGAAAAGTGGCAGAATAATCTGCTCCCATCGCGTCAGTTTGGTTTCATTGTCCTGACAACCTCAGTTGGCATCATGGACCGTGAGGAAGCAAGATGA